The stretch of DNA atttaaataaaaaagtcCCCTTATTTATTGAACATACTGTGTAGTGGCAAAAGACTAAGAaaactgtagctacaaaaagcCAAACAAATCTCCAAGACTAGCATGCGTTGCTATAACTGGAGCAAAGCACACCCTCAAAAGCATTGGAAGCTATCCTACACCTGTCCTACACCTTTgagtcaacatgttcagctgaAGACTAAGAAAGGCGCATTAAAGCTAAGAAGATGGAAGAAAATATTCAAGAGTGACAAAACTGGTCTCTTGAGTATCCTGAATTCTCTTACATGTTGGACCAcgctcagagatgaacagtgaatGGATGTAACCTAGCACTAATTATGATATTCCGTAtagagtgatcgaacattctcgttcagtatggtatgaaggtggtcccaacgttcgtaatggttcaatcatgttctaattacactgatgggtcgaaaatgggaatcaaAACAGGTGCCGGAGTGTATGGTCCTAGAACAAAAATATCTGTAGGAAACTGGCTAACCGTTTTTTTCAGGCAGCAATacctgcaataatagaatgtataaatgtctgcatcaaaggaatatatatatagacaTGCTAGCATCTGCATCTTATCAGACTGTCAAGTGGCacttaaccctttaacgggtactggtaaccaccaacaaaaaatattcttttgctGCAcgtggaatattatttcaatattttgctaagCCAAAACCTTCTGAAGATATCTGACAATCCCCCAATTTttttgggctgctaaaaatgtacgatattaatttaggAGTCacttttatgtaacaaaaccacgattttagagcgccAGCAGataattcgttgaaaatgcaacaacttgaaaagtttttcactgtaaacgtactaATTAGAATCTACTGTTTGAGATAATGCACTTTTTTCCATTAGATAAATATTCGATTGaattcgattcgattcgattgattcgatgaaaaaatcaaatttaattttttttttctgagactctataaaaacatgttttttcgctgcactagaaatatttttgcataaccaaaggcgcaataaagtgaagtgtttttggggttaacgggcagtggcaactatattgccgcTAATttcttcaactgtttcaatagttaatttttttttttcaaaggtaaatatgtgttcttcctcatgtaaggattatgttctctgaagttgaagtCGATCCCTTGCCTAGTTCTCACGGTCCGTTAAAGGGTTAAGGATCTCAATGCTTTCAAGCGCTCTTTAAAAATTGCCAGAGAATGCATTTTTCTTTTACGGCAACTAAGTCAGATAatagggaaatgaacaagccaGAAGTGGCTCAatctcacccttcactggtatTTCTGACTGTGTGTAGAAGAGTGAACTGAAGAAATGGGGAGACCGGGTTGTGATGGCCAATCGGATAGCTTCTAAAACTTAATCAGTCAAAACTAATTATCACTTCGAGTATccaaattactcaacaattgctgaatCTTAACAGAAAAGACCTCAGTAGCAAATACCATTTTCGaaacataggtttagtacaagatgatatttgttgcTTCTGCAATGCTGAAAGCGGAACCTCGGAGTATTTGCACTGTAATTGCGAAGCTCTAACAAGACGGAGACTTTAACAACTTGATAAGGTTATTCTTGAGCCCAAAGAAGTGCTGTTTTGTTTGGCGACAAGTTTGTGttgccgatcaggattataaattcaATCACACAGATTATTCCGGATTGGCATCTtactatagctttcagtctactcctcatcaatcatttgtttttttttaatttcgaaaAGGAATGTTGTTTGATATATTTCTGAAACTGAATCTTAAATGCGTCCAATCATTAATAAAACTAAACTTTGAGTATTACACTtcttttatacataaaaattaatACCCAACAAGATAGTTTGATTCACCAGCACTTTTGAAGTGGGCCCTACCATTAGGTCGCTCGATTTTCATGACCACCCTTACCAAAATTCGGACCCACTCCCCCGCTGGAAAGCGTTACATTTCTTAGCACAAACTTCACTCGTTCGCGAAAATGGAAAACGATTCTCTCCCGACCATTGGtgggcgaaaaaaaaactaggaaTGTGACTGCAATTTCGTTCGTTTCCTGCCTTCCATGCGACGCTTTAGATGTTTCTCCTGGGCCATGCTTGAATAACACTTTTAATAAACTCACACCCCTCCCGCGATGACGCGGGCTAGTGCCACGAACACCTCATCTGGTGGAACTGAGCGTCATTCACACATAAACCACAATTAGCTTCTTCTCGAGAAATGGGATAATTGTGAATTATACGATAATGTATTGTGGGCTAACTTCCGCGCCCGCCCACCTTCTCACACAGCCCGAAAGCTTCAGAAGTCCAGAAGTGGGGCTCGGCAAGGCTTTTCCGGGCATTTGTGCACTCCTAAGAAAATGCTCTCTCCCTGTCTCACATACACactcgcacacacacacacacacacacacacacacacacacacacacacacacctgaATCGggccgcagtttctgcaaaaaggggttcaaaaattaaaacaaaattaattcacttTTCTGCTCCGTTTCCggtagatagagagagagagagcgaaaaaGAGATATGTAGTCTAGAGCAAACAGTAAATtaatttatgcgattttttgctTCCTTCGCTGGGCGGGCGAAGCCAGCGATTGGTTGGAGATCGCAAAGGACACCACAGGAGAAACACTTTCTTTCTAATTAACCGGTAATTGTATAAATATGTATTCTCAATTGGGTTGGGCTCGGTGCAATCCGAAGGAGTTGCGGCCAGCAGCATTTCGTGCTGATTTATGAAGATTAAATTTAGATGAAACACAGTATCGTACTTAATCCTTCCAGGAGATATGCTGATTTGTGGTTCTATCGGCAGAGAAATGTCTGTTCTGTTTGAAGTATCATTGCGTACCGAGGATTTATTGTTAAATTTCCGGAAGATTATTTCAATTCAAATAATAATCCCTATATTTCAAGCTATTACAATCGTTGTCCAAACAGGTCGAGCACAGCTTGGTCCTTTTCCGGAAATGCACACAAACCGGCATATTGGCATAGATGCAGCCCTTCACCAGTCGATGATTGCCCACCTTGATCTTCATGCACTGGTAGCCTTCGTTTCTTCGTGGTTCAACCAGTTCCTTCTTCAGCCGCTGAAGGTACCGGAAGTGCTCGGCGGCGTTTTCTTCGCTGCATGTCACACGCTTTCCAACCGCGTCGCAAGCTTCCTCCAGAACGTCACTCTTGCATTGTAGGCACTTGATCGGGAAGGCTAAAAGTGGAATGTCACGATCTGTcaaaaattcacgtttttacTGTCCGATTTACCTGTTTGAGCGAGCGAAATAAAAACGAACGCTGAAATCCACAACCAGCCAGATAACATCCTTCCTATGTTGTGTGCCAAACGGGAAAATCAGTCGTCATGCACAGTTCAATGGGTGCATCAAGGTCATCCAGGATCGATAACGCAGCTATGGCTTGCATGCACGTAAATGTCCACAACCATGGGGTGGTTAATCCTACCGATTTGACCCCTCTTTCTGGCTGCAGACTGGCAGCAATCCATTCGTGTCGTATTATTTTGCTTTACAACCCTATGATGAGAAAATTATTAATTCATACAATGTCTTATATCTTATATAGCGTAACAAATTGTGCGTATTGTATTTGTGattcaataatttatttataatttattattgGTACATGGTTACGACCTTTTATACGGCCACATATATGTTCCATGCTAAAAAAAACCTCTCGTCTATTGAGGCGATCCGAAATGAATGAAGGTCCAGACACTATCAACTTAAAGTGAACTTgttcttttatataatttttggacACTCAATTTTACGATGGAAATGTTCCATGAATTTATTGCCGAACTGTTTTAGGCGTTTTCCAAggtgttttttactgaaattaaaacacttttaggaagggtgccaaatcagaaacaggtcacgtttttatgaaataaagttgacgttgaaaactattttcacagtgagcgaattctgatgatttgcataccaatcgaatcgaaattctctaagatttgtttgatatgctatacattacaattccccaATCCCTAAACAgtataaattgatgaaaactggaagcttTCCCATTTTCGTattcatttgttctgccgatttgtgtgcctaCCTATCCGTACCGTTAAAAGCGAGCAACGaacacattcgtttctgcccgttttcaacttatttggtataaataagccatccacgATTTGAAACCACacccattctttgtgtggacaccgactggacaacatcgttgctggacgagctggcgcggcatcgagtgcctttctcaaggcaatgagggtggaggtgtagtgcaggagttagagtagagttgtccaagggtctttctcaaggctagagacgaatgaactgaaaagtttgagttctataatacaaaaccattccattccatgaaaccacaccacttctcgtttggtggtcatcgaagaaACATTGTTGCCGGCGAGCTTCGAGCGGAGGTGGTTTGTTTTTCTCAGACAGGTGAAGGGGAAAGATGGAGTAGAGTTTGCTTTCCATAAGGGCCCTTCTCacggctagaggcgaatggacTGAAGaactgctctcagccaccatatcatatcatactaaatactttatccaACGATGtcatagtttacattttttctaaacgaattttaatgtctagtgaactttttcacgaatgtatacggagtttcCATGAATAAAAGGTAACGATattcggtataaacaaaatattatcagCGTAGAAAGATAAGAAGATCTCTTTCAAGGAAAATTAactccgaccgcaaagggttaaacgcccctaaaaacaaaaatgaaatggaatgaaaccacaatTGTGAGCGAGCTAGCAAGCATAACACAAGGAACGGACATTCATGCCTAATTTTGATTTCACACTCATACACAAGAAAcaagaatgaaatgaatgaaagatATGGCGAAACACATTCACTACgcgctgatagctttcgacgatTCTCTTCATCATTAATTTGCTGTAGAAGAACCTAAATATGCTGATACACGAGTGAGGCACGAATCAAATACTGAAGTAGTTAAGtcaacaaattcaaaaaatttgatGCATTCTAAATTAATATCCGAAGAGATACACAAGCGGACTGAATAATATGATTCCgtagcagtgttgccacattttaatttatacctgaggggttaaaaatctttctcacctgtactttttcttcaaataatctgcaccatcgaaaatattcgttgtagaaaaaatatactttattaGAGTGAAAAAagaactcatttatttactaaaaatactacttttacatttgcaagtcagtCGAGTGTTTGATGAGGCTTACACAAATCcattatgtttaatcaaatcttttggCCTCAAAAagtgttcatcgtatcgttgctgagtcgatttcgaagcttattttcgttgtgaaaaaaatgcaacTCGCGCCAGCTTTTTGACGTTCACTCGTAAACAGACTAATCAGTTTTGTGAGGCCTAAAatggaataaagggtgtgtcacatcaaattgcatcacggaaaaaacgctgtagaaatttaatgtttaggaattatatcttcagctttcgcttataatcagataaaagtgtatagatcacgttggccatgcttcactgtcaatttttcgtaaatttggaaaaatgtcgtcgaacgaaaaagagcgtcgggaattaatcctgcgcactcatttcgagaatccggagttgtcacatcgggacatcggtaagatgctgggaatcgtccaatccacggtcagcagagtactaaaacgatacttcgagaacctaaccatcgaccggaaggtgaagaacggcaaaaatggatgctccgtcagtgaaaaagatcacaagcgcgtagttaagcagtttagacgtgatccgagaagttcggtccgggatgtcgccaataagctgaatttgtcaagttcattcgtccagcggaccaagcagcgggagggcctgcgtacatacaaggttcagaaggctcctaaccgcgacgaaaggcaaaacatggtggggaagacgcgagcccggaagctgtacaccgaaatgctgacgaagccgcattgcctggtaatggacgacgaaacctacgtcaaagcggactttcgtcagctgccgggcctgttgttcttctccgcagaggacaaattcagcgttccagaggaaattcgcaagcagaaactatccaagtttgccaaaaagtacatggtgtggcaagcgatctgctcttgcggaaagcagagcagatcgcttgccacacggaaagcccttcgtgatgaccgtcacggtaaacgggcaggtttaccttaaggagtgcctacagaagcgcttactaccactattgaagcagcacgagggcccgaccatcttctggccggatctcgcttcgtgccactattcaaaagacgtgttggagtagtacgaagccaacggggtcaccttcgtgccaaaggaaatgaacccgcccaacgtgccggagcttcgcccaatagagaaatattgggcgattatgaagcaggccctccggaagaacccaaaagttgtcaaatcggaggcggacttcaagagaaaatgaatttctgttcaaaaaaaaaactacaacctgacgttgtacagaaccttatggacggggtaaagaggaaggtgcgagcatacgggcttgggctcgaagtatgaataaaaagaaaatgccaaaagttgtttattagtttttattttactgtctaaaattttcaaaaggatcggtctactgggtgaatttctacagcgttttttccgtgatgcaatttgatgtgacacaccctttaatcgttCTATCGGATGTCCGGAGCAAATAAATGAAACAACTTGCGGAATAACATTCcgatcttcaacttcgtttttctcgagttgatgtaaATCATATTCAAAAGAACAGTTCTGCATCTATTCGTAATTTGGCCAAGAATTTCAAAACCAGTGTTGGAATGATTCAGCGGATTAAACAGAGACATGGTCTTAAGacctataaaaagcaaaaagtggCCAAACAAACACCGGAGCAGCAAGATCGCGCTAAAATGCGATCTTAAAAGCTatgtgatatatatatatatatatatatatatatatgtgatatatatatatatatatatatatatatatatatatatatatatatatatatatatatatatatatatattcctggatttctgtctgtctgattcttatggactcggaaactactgaaccgatagacatgaaaattggcatgtaggagtttttggggctGGAGAAGGTTTTCattatagtttgagacccctcaccctctctaagagagggctgccatacaaatgaaacacaaatttctgcattactcgagaattaatcaagcaaatgacacCAAATTAAGCtaaacaattatttcaatacaatTCCATCCAACGGTTCGATTTATTCTAATGAATTATCCGAAATAATGAAAAGCAAATTgtgatttataattttttgccgGGGGGAGAGCGTGAGGAATGAGGAGTTTTTTTGGGGCTTATTGTTTGGTTGCTTTCCGATGGATTATTCAAACATCGCGAATAaatgcattgtttccgggttgaaagtggcttcaaaatACAACACATTGAAAGCCGGATGGAAAGAAGGATTTTTCCAGTTGTGAGAGCTTTGTGAGCTTGTTggttgaaaactgaaggtgaaaattcgtTCCACTGCGATTACTATAGCTAACACCATCACAATCGATTTCGAgctttctgttgccgttctgcgaaagTGTTGCATggtataatttgtggattatttctttggGAGTGATGTTTTGGGAGCGTTAGAGATGTAAATTTGCGAAGAGATAACTACtcggattttcgataagttattTGAATTAATTGTCCTAGATCCTCGACATTACACACCGCCTTGTTTCCTATGGAGCGGTTTTTCACATGTGAAAATACTGCATTCGATGTCTTTTGGCTGGAGTTCATACGGGTTTTTATAAATGACGAAATGAAAGGGTCTGCCGTACACTATAAATAACACTATTGGCTGCCGCTAAAAAATTTAGAATTACATACTTGAATCTTCTAAATATGAGtatcgtgctcccgtggccgagtggttagcgtcagacctaacatgccgggggttcgggttcgatatccgttctggtcgggggaatttttcgtaaaataaatttcc from Toxorhynchites rutilus septentrionalis strain SRP chromosome 3, ASM2978413v1, whole genome shotgun sequence encodes:
- the LOC129774907 gene encoding uncharacterized protein LOC129774907; this encodes MLSGWLWISAFVFISLAQTAFPIKCLQCKSDVLEEACDAVGKRVTCSEENAAEHFRYLQRLKKELVEPRRNEGYQCMKIKVGNHRLVKGCIYANMPVCVHFRKRTKLCSTCLDNDCNSLKYRDYYLN